The region TGTATATTACGCCCTTTGTTACTATAAAACGCTGTCCAGCTGGATGCGTATGCCAAACAGTCCTTGCACCCTTTTTAAAATGCACCAAACTAGCACCGAAATTTGCATATTGAGTTGAATCAAATATCTTTTTTATAATTACATTACCTGTGAAAAATTCTGATCTTCCGACAAACTCTTCTTGCTCTGCCTTTTTTATAAGCATTTGCCCCTCTTGCTTCATCTGTATCTCCTTTGTAAAATATCTATCACGCTTAATGTAATCACACCTGCGATATCTGCTTTTTATAAATTCTTATTGTATCTGAAATTTTATTTTTACATTAGAATAATTCTGCAAATTCCTTGCCTAATTCTGCAAAATTTTAAAAACAAAGGCTTTTTATAGTATATAATCTAAATATCCCAATGAGTTTAAATAAGGGTTTAATTTGGCTACTTAATTGAGGAATAATGATTATTTCATACACTTTTGTAGTTAAGCATAGCTTTGATTATCTCAAATCGCCAAAGTAGATAAGAGTGAAGAGTGGCTCAACCTAAGCTAAGCCACTAAATTTAATCTACTTCTTACTCTCTTTTTTGTAGGCATTAGATAGATATTCACCAAGATCTTTCATCTGTGTGTCGTTTATCTCTGTCTTTCTAAAAAATGGCATAGAGTGTTTGCCATTTCTTACGAAAAACTCAACTACTTCAGGTGTTAGATCAGTTCGCTTTGTAAGCTCAGCGGCTATATCAGTGCCTTTGTAGGCATAATATAAGGCGTTTGTGCCAGGCATACCAGCTCCATGACAAGGCAGACACCAGTGGTTATAAATTTTCTTACCATTATCATAATCTGCGGCAAATGCACTCATGCTAAAAGCACAGAGTGCTAAAAAAATAAGCTTTTTCATTTTTTCTCTCCTCTTGCTCTATATCCACGTTTGGCACGTAGTTTTGCTGGCCATATACCTCCTCTACCTGGTGCTAAAATACCATTTGGATCGATACTGTCTTTGAGCTGTTCGCTAAATTTACGCAATATATGGTCGTTATGCGAATATGCGTCCATAACATCATCTTGAAAATCAGGTGCCGCACGATAATCGCCCCAGCCATTTTCAGCTGCAACTTTAACCATCTTACGATAAACCTCACGCATCTTTTTATTTTTCTCGCT is a window of Campylobacter anatolicus DNA encoding:
- a CDS encoding cupin domain-containing protein, with protein sequence MKQEGQMLIKKAEQEEFVGRSEFFTGNVIIKKIFDSTQYANFGASLVHFKKGARTVWHTHPAGQRFIVTKGVIYTGTKDGILQVAHEGDAVLCPPDVEHFHGAGFKDIGEHIALTLEKDGKNVTWLESISDEEYAKFIAKADKQDVKK
- a CDS encoding c-type cytochrome; this encodes MKKLIFLALCAFSMSAFAADYDNGKKIYNHWCLPCHGAGMPGTNALYYAYKGTDIAAELTKRTDLTPEVVEFFVRNGKHSMPFFRKTEINDTQMKDLGEYLSNAYKKESKK